From Vanrija pseudolonga chromosome 1, complete sequence, a single genomic window includes:
- the TIM11 gene encoding ATP synthase subunit e, mitochondrial, with product MSATQNVVRYSALIVGVLYGFSHASTLQKKADADYIKHASERREKLIEEARKAYAQKKADDSKPKSDLITDPEDPKFDLEKLFASWEKA from the exons ATGAGCGCCACCCAGAAC GTTGTCCGCTACTCGGCCCTCATTGTCGGTGTCCTCTACGGCTTCTCGCACGCCTCGACCCTccagaagaaggccgacgccgactac ATCAAGCACGCTTCGGAGCGCAGGGAAAAGCTCATCGAGGAGGCCAGGAAAGCCTACGCccagaagaaggccgacgactcgAAGCCCAAGTCGGACC TCAtcaccgaccccgaggacccCAAGTTCGACCTCGAGAAGCTCTTCGCGTCGTGGGAGAAGGCATAA
- the COPB1 gene encoding Coatomer subunit beta — protein MDSSATSYTIIHDDLLDAPSSQDLRNALQKGSDEVKLETLRRIIVSTLNGQSHPTLLMPIIQYVMPSRNKQIKKLLHFYWEVCPKLDENGKLKQEMILVCNALRNDLQHPNEYIRGATLRFLQKVREAELLEPLVPTVRSCLEHRHSFVRKNAVFTVWTIYQDHEHLIPDAPELLDTFLAAESDSTCKRNAFVALCNISQPTAVRYLLSVADQLSTMDELMQMAVIELIRKEARTEGGHRAKWIRAIFELLGSPSHAVKYEAATTLTTLTQNPAAIKAAASAFAELIVKEADNNVKLIVLDRFDTLRSKHEHVLDSMAMDILKVLSSQDMEVKTKAIGIALQMVTSRNVEDVVLFLKKQLQSTLDQDWDKNAEYRQLLIQSIHSCAIKFSEVAANVVYVLMDFLGDSNNPSAVDVISFVREVVEKFPDLRPTITEKLVQTFSEIKSGKVFRGAMWIVGEYCTVAADIKRAIFELRKVIGEVPILASEQRLLDEAEAADEAAGATEKEEAPKAVTTTRVLADGTYATETVYTSTAAAARLEQVRAAAKPPLRALILGGDFFTATVLASTLTKLVLRYSELKVDPTSLNTLRAEAILIMTSIVRIGQSKFVTVPIDEDSQERILNCVEALSQLQDSKPVHEVFLHDTQAAYAKMLAAEEKKVSAKKALEAKAKAVQVDDVISFRQLSKKSAGGDADDFESDVVRATGAAEVKDDFVSKLSRIVQLTGFSDPVYAEAVVNIQQFDILLDVLIVNQTSETLQNLTIEFATLGDLKLVERPAPHTLGPHGFHNIKATIKVSSTETGVIFGNIVYDKQGASDASVNIVLNDVHVDIMDYIKPAYCNEAQFRSMWTEFEWENKVNVNTSINDLRVYLDHIMKSTNMACLTPDAALSGDCDFLSANLCARSLFGEDALANLSIEKTEEGAIQGHVRIRSKTQGIALSLGDRITILQKTLKA, from the exons ATGGACTCGTCGGCAACCTCCTACACCATCATCCACGatgacctgctcgacgcgcctTCGTCCCAGGACCTCCGCAACGCCCTCCAGAAGGGCTCGGACGAGGTCAAGCTCGAGACGCTCCGCCGCATCATTGTCAGCACGCTGAATGGACAGAGCCAC CCCACGCTCCTCATGCCCATCATCCAGTATGTCATGCCATCACGCAACAAGCAGATCAAGAAGCTTCTCCACTTCTACTGGGA GGTCTGTcccaagctcgacgagaacggcaagctcaagcagGAGATGATCCTCGTGTG CAATGCCCTTCGTAACGACCTG CAACACCCCAACGAGTACATTCGCGGCGCGACCCTCCGCTTCCTCCAGaaggtgcgcgaggccgagctcctcgagcccCTCGTCCCCACCGTCCGCTCGTGCTTGGAACACCGCCACTCGTTTGTGCGCAAGAATGCCGTCTTCACCGTCTGGACCATCTACCAGGACCACGAGCACCTCATTCCCGACGCGCCAGAGCTCCTCGACACGttccttgccgccgagtcggactcGACCTGCAAGCGCAACGCGTTCGTCGCACTCTGCAACATCTCGCAGCCCACCGCCGTCCGCTACCTGTTGAGCGTCGCCGACCAGCTCTCCACAATGGACGAGCTCATGCAGATGGCCGTGATCGAGCTCATCCGCAAGGAGGCGCGCACCGAGGGCGGCCACCGCGCCAAGTGGATCCGCGCCATCTTCGAGCTCCTCGGTTCGCCCAGCCACGCCGTCAAGTACGAGGCGGCTACCACCCTTACCACCTTGACCCAGAACCCTGCTGCCATCAAGGCCGCTGCCTCTGCCTTTGCCGAGCTCAtcgtcaaggaggccgacaaCAACGTCAAGCTCATCGTTCTCGACCGCTTCGACACGCTCCGCAGCAAGCACGAGCACGTTCTTGACAGCATGGCCATGGACATCCTCAAGGTCCTCTCGTCCCAGGACATGGAGGTCAAGACCAAGGCCATTGGCATCGCCCTGCAGATGGTCACTAGCCgcaacgtcgaggacgtTGTTCTCTTCCTCAAGAAGCAGCTCCAGTCGACTTTGGATCAGGACTGGGACAAGAACGCCGAGTACCGCCAGCTCCTCATCCAGAGCATCCACTCGTGCGCCATCAAGTTctccgaggtcgccgccaacgtcgtcTACGTCCTCATGGACTTCTTGGGAGACTCGAACAACccctcggccgtcgacgtcaTCTCGTTTGTCcgcgaggttgtcgagaAGTTCCCTGACCTCCGCCCCACCATTACTGAGAAGCTCGTCCAGACCTTCTCCGAGATCAAGTCGGGCAAGGTCTTCCGCGGCGCCATGTGGATTGTCGGCGAGTACTGCACTGTCGCTGCCGACATTAAGCGGGCAATCTTCGAGCTCCGCAAGGTGATTGGCGAGGTCCCCATCCTGGCCTCGGAGCAGAGGttgctcgacgaggctgaggctgccgacgaggctgcCGGTGCGActgagaaggaggaggccccCAAGGCTGTCACGACCACTCGTGTTCTGGCCGACGGCACGTACGCCACCGAGACGGTCTACACCTCCACAGCAGCCGCTGCTCGTCTTGAGCAGGTccgcgctgctgccaagCCCCCACTCCGTgcgctcatcctcggcggcgacttcTTCACTGCCACCGTCCTGGCCTCTACCCTCaccaagctcgtcctccgctACTCGGAGCTCAAGGTTGACCCCACATCCCTCAACaccctccgcgccgaggccatcctCATCATGACTTCGATTGTCCGCATCGGCCAGTCCAAGTTTGTCACCGTGCCCATCGACGAGGACTCGCAGGAGCGTATCCTCAACTGTGTTGAGGCCCTCTCCCAGCTCCAGGACTCGAAGCCTGTGCACGAGGTCTTCCTGCACGACACGCAGGCTGCGTACGCCAAGATGCTggctgccgaggagaagaaggtgtcggccaagaaggcgctcgaggccaaggccaaggcagttcaggtcgacgacgttaTCAGCTTCCGCCAGCTCTCCAAGAAGTCGGCGGgcggtgacgccgacgactttGAGTCGGATGTTGTTCGCGCGACTGGTGctgccgaggtcaaggacgacTTTGTGTCCAAGCTCTCCAGGATAGTCCAGCTCACTGGTTTCTCGGACCCTGTGTACGCCGAGGCTGTTGTCAACATCCAGCAGTTTGACAttctcctcgacgtcctcatCGTCAACCAGACGAGCGAAACGCTGCAAAACCTGACGATCGAGTTTGCTACCCTTGGTGACCTCAAGCTTGTCGAGCGACCAGCACCACACACTCTTGGCCCCCACGGCTTCCACAACATCAAGGCGACGATCAAggtgtcgtcgaccgagaCTGGTGTCATCTTTGGCAACATTGTCTACGACAAGCAGGGTGCGTCGGACGCGAGCGTCAACATTGTTCTCAACGACGTCCACGTCGACATTATGGACTACATCAAGCCTGCGTACTGCAACGAGGCGCAGTTCAGGAGCATGTGGACCGAGTTTGAGTGGGAGAACAAGGTCAACGTCAACACGTCGATCAACGACCTGCGCGTCTACCTCGACCACATTATGAAGTCGACCAACATGGCGTGCCTGACGCCCGACGCTGCCCTCTCTGGCGACTGCGACTTCCTGTCTGCCAACCTGTGCGCAAGGAGTCTGTTTGGCGAGGACGCTCTTGCCAACCTGTCGATTGAGAAGACGGAGGAGGG